In Glycine max cultivar Williams 82 chromosome 10, Glycine_max_v4.0, whole genome shotgun sequence, the DNA window TTAAAATGATTACGTTAGAAGAAGCATCTTAAAGGTGCTATGGTATTGCAAGCAGAAAGCTAAAATTGTAGTTTGGATGTTACTATTAGATAGATAGCTAGGAAAGACACTTTGATACTGTCCACGGTTGGTGTGACACGAaaagctcaattttttttattaattttaaaattaaaaaaaaaggaaaaagaaaaattaggagGTCCAAACAAACAGTGGCAAATTTGGTTTAAGCCTGTGTCAAGACTGACTCAATCTAAAACAcctatctctctctttttcttctcttctattcctcttttctctcttgagTCATTATATTGGAGAAGACCGCCatcaattatgtttttcttcttcttcttttcttttttctttttgtcaaagGTTTGGCTTATGAAATGACAAAATGAGGTAGCAAGCACATCTACCATATAACTAATTAGATGACTTTTATTGAAATTGGATTCCCCGAGTATAATTTTCATTATCTCTTTCTCCACTTATTGGGAGCTTGAAAGTTTTACCAGTTActatagaataaaattaatctctctctctctaattaaTGCAAATATCTAAGATACATGAAtaacatttttcattaatttccaTCATGTCCAAAGAGGCTCCCAAGCAGTCCCAAAACTGTTGTCCtctatgaagcagctcatatcAACGTGAGTTTGAGGCTGAAGCACGTGCTGCTCCTGTGATTGACTCATTTCCATGCAAATAAGCGCCACTAAATTGGCTTGTTGGCACTGCATGTTCACTACCTCAGCTTGTGCTTTGGCCAGCTGTGCTTGTAGCTCACTAACTTGCTTTTGAAGTTGGCATATTGCACCAGCACACCCATAAACTGGGTCTCTGATCCTAGCATTTGCCTCATAAACCATGCTGCTCACAGCATCTTCTCTCTGGGATTCTGGCAGTTCCTGAAAATCAATGCAATTTCATTGTTGTTAACATAAATTAAACCCTTGGTAATTTAAATTggacaaatttagaaaattggTGCTATGCTGGTCATAATGGGTAGTACAGCAccaatttaaccaaaattaataaagataatttcCAAATGTGGGCACCTAAATTTTGAGCATTATCTTATATAGTGGTAACCCAAGTTTTAAATTAGGGTTGCAGTTGCTATTGTAGTTTTGCCACAAACTTACAATCTTTGACATTGTGAGAAAGTGTGAACAGATATAATCGCAATTACGAttattgagagagaaaaaaaactttgataTTGTGGCTGAAATTGTGGTTGCAGAACGTTTTGTTTAACCTTGGTGGTCAGAATGGGGAGTTCCAAGgaagatagaaaagaaaagatacaTAAGTAGTAGTATGCAACATGTTTGACTTGGGCATTCTTTTCCCAAAAAGATGGAAAAGAAAGTAGTGGTAGCTAGTGTTGAAAGAAGAGAGAATCATGCATAGCTTTGATGTGTTAGGAAGTTAGAAAACAACAACCCATCAGGCCCATCAATTAGGTATGCCCCCTTGCTAGCTTTCCCTCCCACTTTTGACCAAAACCcattattttgtttctctaaaatGATCAGAGTCAATTCAACCCATTCTTTTGTTGCCTTTCAAGAAAAAATGCCATGCCATGAAGTGTGAACTGGTCACACACAAAGCAACAACaattaaaagcaacaacaattaaaaacaacaacaacaataataataataattggttTAAATGCATGCTATGGTACCTGCAAGAACTTGATGATGTTGCTGGCTCCAAAGACTCTATGAGCAATGGTGAACTTGAGAGGATCAGTGGGAGGGAAATATGGAGCCAACACACACTTCTCCACACACCTACGGCGGAGGATCTTGCAGGCAGCACAAGGGCTAACCACCACCGGTGGCAGAGGCGGCGGCGGAGACGGTGGAGCAGCAGAGGGAGAGCCCAGAGAGGGTGAAGGGAAAGGAGTGGGAGATTGTGAAGGAggtgaagaagatgaagatggaGGAGAGTTTGACAGCATAGTGGGAACATGGATTGGGATTGGTGGAGAAGGTGTTGATGTTGTGGTTTTCACTTTGTACTCCATTGTGTCTTGTGAGAAACAGAGGAAAACAGAGCAAATAAGATTAATGAGTattcaataggactttttttggtttcttaCATAGGATAAAGCTAGAGGGTGAGTTTGGCTATATATATAGAGCCAACAAAAGGAAGGGGACAGAGAAGTGTGACTTCATTCCTACGTATGAcgatgtattttttataaagccGTATAGAATGACCTGCTTGAGAAAAAAAGGTGTTTCATTATGAAAACATTTGTCAAGTAAAGTTACATCATGTTACATTTAATAAGTTGATTTAAACAATGTTGttaatttgatttcattttttaaatactatGATTATTGATTTGGTGTGAAAGAATATATAACAGTGTGTAAAACGGGTTTTGTATTGCTGTTAATCATTGCACGGTCAAGCAATGGTCAACGAACTTACCGTGTGTGCCAGTTTTTGGGTGCTGGGGGAATGAGTGGGTAATTAGGAGAAAccgaaaacatattttttatgtgattttttcaacaaaattgttttgataTCAAAcgtgattatttaaataatatttaacaaaagGAATAATACAGTTCAGCATGCAATTAGAATGTAGTGTATGAATTATGAAATGATACTAGCGGACAAATTATCCGTTGTTTTCTTTTAACGCGGAAATGTGAGAATAATAAATGAACAATTAATGTTTATAAGGTGAAATTAGGAATAGCTGGGGAgaaattaagaagaagaaaaaaaattcgttAAGAAAGTGATAACAGTAACAAGGAGCTCAGATAATTTTTGTAAGAAGTAATTAGTCGTCATTACCCTATAGGCTTGTACTAATTCAAGAAAAACATTCAAGAAACTTCTGGTTTGTGCCAGAACGTGAGTGTTTGTCTGTTGATTAAGCTTTGgagatataattttcttttttaaaatgattatttctcTTTCAACTATATCTTTTCCGAATATGCTTTGCTCCAATATTAATTCACCAAAACAATGGATTTCcacaaagaaaaatgattaattaatcaaGTGCGAAATTTCATAATATgtatgaaataatatatatgtatagttGTACACTTTCTTATATATCTTAAGCAATTGAAATTATGATGAAAACCTGGTCCCCAATGTAAACCTGGGAATTATATGGTAAGTTTAATTTAGATCATAGAAATAGCAGCAGCATAACGTAAACTTGGTATCCAATGTGGTCCTTTAGAAATTGACCTTTGCGATTCTTACAAGGTTTTCATAGATTAAGAAGAAATATGTATAAGTAATCATTTATGGTTAAATGTTATCATTATGTTCATTTCAACAATAATCACTATACCGACGTAAAACAATGACGGTAATAATTATTGCATAGTGATAATT includes these proteins:
- the LOC100779519 gene encoding LOB domain-containing protein 1; the protein is MEYKVKTTTSTPSPPIPIHVPTMLSNSPPSSSSSPPSQSPTPFPSPSLGSPSAAPPSPPPPLPPVVVSPCAACKILRRRCVEKCVLAPYFPPTDPLKFTIAHRVFGASNIIKFLQELPESQREDAVSSMVYEANARIRDPVYGCAGAICQLQKQVSELQAQLAKAQAEVVNMQCQQANLVALICMEMSQSQEQHVLQPQTHVDMSCFIEDNSFGTAWEPLWT